A region from the Paludicola sp. MB14-C6 genome encodes:
- a CDS encoding DUF6774 domain-containing protein, protein MVCPEEFAAAIAATGIALTKGKSTEELAILAILFIQLGYTIESVIAQREYIEKCCNKENSSNLG, encoded by the coding sequence ATGGTTTGTCCAGAAGAATTTGCAGCTGCTATTGCTGCCACAGGAATCGCACTCACAAAAGGAAAATCAACCGAGGAACTCGCTATACTAGCTATCTTATTCATTCAACTAGGATATACCATTGAAAGCGTGATAGCACAAAGAGAGTACATTGAAAAATGTTGCAATAAAGAAAATAGCTCAAATTTAGGTTAA
- a CDS encoding GNAT family N-acetyltransferase: protein MNIMIRKMIPLDVESMFDAFHAQGWNKPIAILNQYMQEQIDGTREVFVAANESQVMGYATLLPYDSNGPFANKNIPCISDFNVFEPFQNKGIGNKILDAIESHAKQYSETICLGVGLHSGYGSAQRMYIKRGYIPDGSGVWFQNQIATPYAPCINDDDLILYMSKKL, encoded by the coding sequence ATGAACATAATGATAAGAAAGATGATTCCATTAGATGTGGAATCTATGTTTGATGCATTTCACGCACAAGGTTGGAACAAGCCAATAGCTATATTAAATCAATATATGCAAGAACAAATAGATGGAACCAGAGAAGTGTTCGTTGCCGCTAATGAAAGTCAAGTAATGGGTTATGCAACACTTTTGCCATATGACTCAAATGGGCCTTTTGCCAACAAAAATATACCTTGTATTAGTGATTTTAATGTATTTGAACCATTTCAAAATAAAGGGATTGGAAATAAAATATTAGATGCTATTGAAAGTCATGCAAAACAATATAGTGAAACGATTTGCTTAGGTGTAGGATTACATAGTGGTTATGGCTCTGCGCAGCGAATGTATATAAAAAGGGGCTATATTCCTGACGGAAGCGGAGTATGGTTTCAAAATCAAATTGCAACACCCTATGCACCTTGTATCAATGACGATGACCTTATTTTGTATATGAGCAAAAAGTTGTAA
- a CDS encoding Mur ligase family protein, whose product MKVYSIPSYIEMLNEEGLLVESKVVDPTIAIEHITYNSKDTKPYTLFACKGASFKKDYLDEAVDHDIACYLSETKYDTNKPVSYLIVSNIRKAMALVADAFYDQAYSKLNLIGITGTKGKSTTSYYIKYIFDEYLQSVGKKPSGIVSSIDVYDGIIKKEAHLTTPEAFELHEHFDNAVKSGIEYFEMEVSSQALKYDRVLGVTFDVSVFLNISEDHISPIEHSDYNDYLNAKLKIFNQCKLAVVNLNTDDKERVLKAAKQSPLQTTFGYVENADYYGYNIKKENDAITFMCKGKNFNSQFKLTMPGLFNVENALAAIAVCDYYHIPLEHIQNGLAKARSSGRMEIFSTPDQSVIAIVDYAHNKLSFEKLYQSTLEEYKGRKIITVFGCPGGKAYNRRVELGDLSGKYSNKVYLTAEDPAYESVNDISKEIEKYVTKHPCECFLIDDRGEAIQAAILEAEPNSIILITGKGNETRQKIGSTYVPCPTDSDYAKQFLAEVAARAKINE is encoded by the coding sequence ATGAAAGTCTACTCCATCCCATCCTATATCGAAATGCTTAACGAAGAAGGACTGTTGGTTGAAAGCAAAGTTGTCGACCCAACTATTGCGATTGAACATATCACTTATAATTCAAAAGATACGAAACCATATACACTCTTTGCTTGTAAAGGTGCCTCTTTTAAAAAGGACTATCTTGATGAAGCAGTTGATCACGATATCGCTTGTTATTTAAGCGAAACAAAATACGATACCAATAAACCTGTCAGTTATTTAATTGTCAGCAATATTCGAAAAGCAATGGCATTGGTAGCTGATGCTTTTTATGATCAAGCATATTCTAAGCTTAATCTTATTGGTATTACAGGAACCAAAGGCAAATCAACAACTTCCTACTACATTAAGTATATATTCGACGAATATTTACAAAGTGTCGGTAAAAAGCCAAGCGGTATTGTGTCATCTATTGATGTTTATGATGGAATTATTAAAAAAGAAGCACATTTAACGACACCCGAGGCTTTTGAACTTCATGAGCATTTTGATAATGCAGTAAAAAGTGGCATTGAATACTTTGAAATGGAAGTATCCAGTCAAGCATTGAAATATGACCGTGTTCTTGGTGTGACATTTGATGTTAGCGTTTTCTTAAATATATCAGAAGACCATATTTCACCTATTGAACATAGTGATTATAACGATTATCTAAACGCAAAACTAAAAATATTTAATCAATGCAAGCTTGCTGTCGTTAATTTAAATACAGACGACAAAGAACGTGTGTTAAAAGCTGCAAAGCAAAGTCCTTTACAGACCACCTTCGGATATGTTGAAAATGCCGATTACTACGGCTATAACATCAAAAAGGAAAATGATGCAATTACTTTTATGTGTAAAGGTAAAAACTTTAACAGCCAATTTAAGCTTACAATGCCCGGTTTATTCAATGTTGAAAACGCATTAGCCGCAATAGCTGTTTGTGATTATTATCACATTCCGTTAGAGCACATTCAAAACGGATTAGCCAAAGCACGTTCCAGCGGCAGAATGGAGATTTTCTCTACTCCCGATCAAAGCGTTATTGCTATTGTCGATTATGCTCATAATAAATTGAGTTTTGAAAAGCTTTATCAATCTACATTAGAAGAATATAAAGGAAGAAAAATTATTACCGTTTTCGGGTGCCCCGGTGGAAAAGCGTATAACAGACGAGTTGAGCTTGGCGATTTATCGGGCAAGTATTCCAATAAAGTATATCTTACTGCGGAAGATCCTGCATATGAATCTGTAAACGATATTAGCAAAGAAATAGAGAAATATGTGACAAAACACCCTTGTGAATGCTTTTTAATTGATGACCGTGGTGAAGCAATTCAAGCAGCAATTTTAGAAGCTGAGCCAAACAGCATTATTTTAATTACTGGCAAAGGAAATGAAACCCGACAAAAAATCGGTTCAACTTATGTTCCTTGTCCTACCGATTCCGATTATGCAAAACAATTTCTTGCTGAAGTTGCAGCTAGAGCAAAAATAAACGAATAA
- a CDS encoding DNA-3-methyladenine glycosylase I, with protein MGEKIRCSWVGNTPLFIDYHDKEWGQPVHDDMKLFEMLILEGMQAGLTWITVLNKREAFREAFDGFDPNKVSLYNDVKIQELMANEKIIRNRLKINAAVSNAKAFLRVIEEYGSFDKFIWSYVDYTPIIGRWEKHNDMPTRTPLSDDISKDLKKMGFKFVGSTIVYAFMQATGLVNDHIMECFVYDELING; from the coding sequence ATGGGCGAAAAAATAAGATGCTCTTGGGTGGGGAATACTCCCCTATTCATAGATTATCATGACAAGGAATGGGGACAACCTGTGCATGATGATATGAAGCTGTTTGAAATGCTTATTTTAGAAGGTATGCAAGCAGGTCTTACATGGATAACCGTACTGAATAAGAGAGAAGCATTTAGAGAGGCTTTTGACGGGTTTGATCCCAACAAGGTATCCCTTTATAATGATGTAAAAATTCAAGAGCTTATGGCAAACGAAAAAATAATTAGAAATCGTCTTAAAATTAATGCAGCTGTGAGCAATGCCAAGGCATTTTTAAGAGTTATAGAAGAATACGGAAGCTTTGATAAATTTATATGGAGCTATGTTGATTATACGCCTATTATCGGTCGTTGGGAGAAACACAATGATATGCCAACTAGAACTCCGCTTTCGGATGATATAAGCAAAGACTTGAAGAAAATGGGGTTTAAGTTTGTTGGTTCGACAATCGTTTATGCATTTATGCAAGCAACCGGTTTGGTTAATGATCATATTATGGAATGTTTTGTTTATGATGAGTTGATAAATGGGTAG
- a CDS encoding glycosyltransferase, with amino-acid sequence MHNQILYNIGLALVILYLFMGIDDFIWDIYTSFKIVVRKNKDIDLNKVSNTPCKLLAVTIAAWHEENVLEDVVGNFVRSTIYPKSMYHIFLGVYPNDIATIDVARRLAAKYDNVHVIINCLPGPTSKAQNINYVIKQIFEFEKDKNWIFSSFTVHDSEDVVHPYELKVTNYLIEKYPALQFPVFPIIYKPTFKNFFKTITTGTYADEFAENHFLVMTNRNNAEAFVPSAGTGFALSRQVVESFNGEDILENGSLTEDYKLSLTLYQQKYKLYYVLEKIPRVTDDYKIVWDYIATRSIFPNTFKAAVRQKTRWITGITMQSLKFMDIFKSKGMSFVGKYSLYKDQKAKFGNLLAFVGYPVFIYFLISLFVDLPTIYPKYTFSWYMCLIVTAFMIERQIFRAIAIYNIYGKRSTFFACLFPPIIPFRIVWGNVINFTSTIKAYKRKYFGDPKPKNKQDKAKQLSKNTRQLKWDKTDHSFLSENVLIKYHRKIGDILLENKFICPKELQRYLNDIELSGKKTPLGEYLINAGIITEDELLICIADTLNKVYLKTHDFSEYNITGLKNVFSEDDLHGYNIIPIIKTDNALIVAISVHTPFNIVEAIQIKYNIKIEICFASISSIHNGLILFDKDTMKTGESSPSLQLFNLNIINYEQVLLIKNTAYSLLINEWDAISLCGIDIFKIQKSLLKQPLIV; translated from the coding sequence ATGCACAATCAAATCTTATACAATATTGGACTAGCTTTAGTAATATTATATTTATTTATGGGTATCGATGATTTTATTTGGGACATATATACTTCTTTTAAAATTGTTGTAAGGAAAAATAAAGATATAGATTTAAATAAAGTTTCAAATACTCCTTGTAAGCTTTTAGCTGTAACGATAGCAGCTTGGCATGAGGAAAATGTCTTAGAAGATGTTGTAGGTAATTTTGTGCGTTCAACAATATATCCTAAAAGTATGTATCATATTTTTTTAGGGGTGTATCCAAATGATATCGCAACAATTGATGTAGCTAGACGTTTGGCTGCAAAATATGACAATGTTCATGTTATTATAAATTGTTTACCGGGACCTACTTCAAAAGCTCAAAATATAAACTACGTAATAAAACAAATTTTTGAGTTTGAAAAAGATAAGAATTGGATATTTAGTTCATTTACTGTACATGACTCAGAAGATGTTGTCCATCCTTATGAACTTAAGGTAACAAATTATCTAATAGAAAAGTATCCAGCATTACAATTTCCGGTATTTCCTATTATATATAAACCTACTTTTAAAAATTTTTTTAAAACAATTACTACAGGCACTTATGCAGATGAGTTTGCAGAAAATCATTTTCTTGTAATGACAAATAGAAATAATGCTGAAGCTTTTGTGCCTTCAGCTGGTACAGGATTTGCATTATCAAGGCAAGTAGTGGAATCTTTTAATGGTGAAGATATATTAGAAAATGGATCTTTAACCGAAGATTACAAATTATCGTTAACTTTATATCAACAAAAGTATAAACTTTATTATGTTTTAGAAAAAATTCCAAGAGTAACCGATGATTATAAAATTGTTTGGGATTATATTGCTACACGTTCAATATTCCCAAATACATTTAAAGCCGCAGTTAGGCAAAAAACAAGATGGATTACAGGTATAACTATGCAGTCTTTAAAGTTTATGGATATATTTAAATCAAAAGGTATGTCGTTTGTTGGTAAGTATTCACTATATAAAGACCAAAAGGCAAAATTCGGGAATCTATTGGCTTTTGTAGGTTATCCTGTTTTTATTTATTTCTTAATATCGTTATTTGTAGATCTACCTACTATATATCCAAAGTATACTTTCTCTTGGTATATGTGCTTGATCGTAACAGCCTTTATGATTGAAAGACAAATTTTTAGAGCTATAGCTATTTATAATATTTATGGAAAAAGGAGCACGTTTTTCGCTTGCTTATTTCCTCCGATAATTCCTTTTAGAATTGTATGGGGTAATGTTATAAACTTTACTTCAACAATAAAAGCTTATAAGCGAAAATACTTTGGGGATCCGAAACCTAAAAATAAACAGGATAAAGCAAAGCAATTATCAAAAAATACAAGACAACTTAAATGGGATAAAACGGATCACTCTTTTCTGAGTGAAAATGTTTTAATAAAATATCATCGGAAAATTGGCGATATTTTATTAGAAAACAAGTTTATTTGTCCAAAAGAACTACAAAGGTATTTGAATGATATAGAATTATCTGGAAAAAAAACACCTTTAGGCGAGTATCTAATAAATGCAGGAATTATAACAGAGGATGAATTATTAATATGTATTGCTGATACACTTAATAAGGTATATTTAAAAACACATGACTTTAGTGAATACAACATAACTGGATTAAAAAATGTTTTTTCAGAAGATGATTTACATGGATACAACATAATTCCAATTATCAAAACGGACAATGCTTTGATTGTTGCTATAAGCGTTCATACACCATTTAATATCGTTGAAGCTATACAGATTAAGTATAATATTAAAATTGAAATTTGCTTTGCTTCGATTTCATCCATTCATAATGGTTTAATATTGTTTGATAAAGATACTATGAAAACAGGTGAATCATCTCCTTCACTGCAACTATTTAATTTGAACATAATAAATTATGAACAAGTGTTATTAATTAAAAATACAGCATATAGTTTATTAATAAATGAGTGGGATGCGATTTCTTTATGCGGGATAGATATATTTAAAATACAAAAAAGTCTATTGAAGCAACCACTTATAGTTTAA
- a CDS encoding arginase — MYELIGCPMHLGVSNKGLQQSINSLNVRYPDLNIKKIDEIIVPEENLKNLKNLNSVVATCTSIAKETNAIAKRGNIPLFVGGDHASAIGTISGVANNVKGLGLIWVDAHSDINTDVSTISGNIHGMPVSVVMGYGEEKLVNICEIDTKILPQNIVLFGVRDMDPLEKDIVERLNIKVYTYHEVIERGLEVCLKEAKDYLSNITKLHISFDLDVMNPELIKGVSVPVKDGFNEQEVDHIFDFLLEEFPISSIDIVEYNPICDTDLHTAEFTYSLIQKILDK; from the coding sequence ATGTATGAATTGATAGGGTGTCCAATGCACCTTGGTGTATCAAACAAAGGGTTACAACAAAGTATAAACTCATTAAACGTTCGATATCCCGATCTCAACATTAAAAAGATTGACGAAATTATTGTGCCAGAAGAAAACTTGAAAAATTTAAAAAATTTGAATAGCGTAGTTGCAACTTGCACAAGTATAGCAAAAGAAACCAATGCAATTGCGAAACGTGGCAATATACCATTATTTGTTGGTGGAGACCATGCTTCAGCAATTGGAACAATCTCCGGCGTTGCAAATAACGTAAAAGGACTGGGCTTAATTTGGGTTGATGCTCATTCAGATATTAACACAGATGTATCTACCATTTCAGGCAACATTCATGGAATGCCTGTTTCTGTCGTTATGGGTTATGGCGAAGAAAAGCTGGTAAATATCTGTGAAATCGACACAAAAATACTACCACAAAATATAGTGCTATTTGGCGTTCGTGATATGGATCCTCTTGAGAAGGATATTGTAGAGCGCTTAAATATTAAAGTATATACTTATCATGAAGTAATAGAGCGTGGTTTGGAAGTTTGCTTGAAAGAAGCCAAGGATTATTTATCAAATATAACAAAGCTTCATATTAGCTTTGACTTAGATGTTATGAATCCTGAGTTGATTAAAGGTGTTTCCGTACCTGTTAAAGATGGATTCAATGAGCAAGAAGTGGATCATATCTTTGATTTCTTACTAGAAGAATTTCCGATATCCTCTATTGATATTGTGGAATACAATCCGATTTGTGATACGGATTTACATACAGCAGAGTTTACTTACTCGTTAATTCAAAAAATATTAGACAAATAA
- a CDS encoding aspartate/glutamate racemase family protein, with protein MKRKTLGVIGGVGPLSTAYFMEVLINKTDAQIDQEHIDMIVLNHTEIPDRTAFILGRSEENPAFMMKEDAKKLEAMGADIIVTPCNTAHYFYQELQDAVTVPFINMIDETAIFLKEQGVGCVGILATNGTIQTKLFQNALQNQQIEAICPSQQNQQYVMDIIYDNVKANQPVDLQKFKAVVNELRLQGCERVILGCTELSILKREYSLNNFYVDSLEVLVEKAITACGKKVKK; from the coding sequence ATGAAAAGAAAGACATTAGGTGTTATCGGCGGAGTAGGACCTCTTTCTACAGCATATTTTATGGAAGTCTTAATCAATAAAACCGATGCGCAAATTGATCAGGAACATATCGATATGATTGTATTGAATCATACCGAAATACCTGATCGTACCGCTTTTATATTAGGACGCAGTGAAGAAAATCCTGCTTTTATGATGAAAGAAGATGCCAAAAAGCTTGAAGCAATGGGTGCAGACATTATTGTCACCCCTTGCAATACTGCCCATTATTTCTATCAAGAATTACAAGATGCGGTAACAGTTCCGTTTATTAATATGATTGATGAAACAGCTATATTTTTAAAAGAGCAAGGTGTTGGGTGCGTAGGAATTCTTGCTACGAATGGGACAATTCAAACAAAGTTGTTTCAAAACGCATTACAAAATCAACAGATAGAAGCAATTTGTCCATCACAACAAAATCAACAATATGTTATGGATATTATATATGATAACGTAAAAGCGAATCAACCCGTTGATTTACAAAAATTTAAAGCAGTAGTAAACGAACTTCGTTTGCAAGGCTGTGAACGAGTAATTTTGGGTTGTACTGAGTTATCTATTTTAAAGCGAGAATATTCGTTGAATAACTTTTATGTGGATTCACTTGAAGTTTTAGTAGAAAAAGCAATTACAGCATGCGGAAAAAAGGTAAAAAAATAA
- a CDS encoding ATP-grasp domain-containing protein, translating to MPEISFIPVLLGSDANVYGMARSFHEEYGVRSIAISKTIFTATVNSKIIDFVLEPDLENPEKFMKKLMEVANQHQDKKLVLVPCGDGYVKLVVKFQEQLKDYYLFNCLSEELLNTLSMKESFYHICEKYGFEYPKTEVVSFDDYQTKEVDIQFPVIIKASNSVEYWKCSFPGKMKVFVAQDKPEYERILNAIYGSTYKDHLTIQEFIPGDDSYMRVLNCYVGTDKKVKLMALGHALLEEHTPQGIGSYVAIINTYDEELLNKFKDFLEDIGYAGFANFDMKYDMRDGKYKLFENNIRQGRSSFFVTASGYNLAKWLVDDVVYHKDMPLTIAKDKHLWIQVPKGIVYKYVKDEACQKEVRELIKQGKCTNSLFYSKDLNLKRYIKLKINMLNHFRKYKKYYGKKGLAE from the coding sequence ATGCCAGAGATATCATTTATACCGGTTTTACTGGGAAGCGATGCTAACGTTTATGGGATGGCACGTTCTTTTCATGAAGAATATGGTGTTCGCTCTATTGCAATTAGCAAGACTATTTTTACAGCAACTGTAAATTCTAAAATTATAGATTTCGTTTTAGAACCTGATTTAGAAAATCCCGAAAAATTCATGAAAAAGTTAATGGAAGTTGCAAATCAACATCAAGACAAGAAATTAGTATTAGTGCCTTGCGGAGATGGCTACGTAAAACTCGTTGTTAAATTCCAAGAACAATTAAAGGATTATTATTTATTCAACTGCTTGTCTGAAGAGTTGTTGAATACATTAAGCATGAAGGAAAGCTTTTATCATATTTGTGAAAAATATGGTTTTGAATATCCTAAAACAGAAGTGGTTTCTTTCGATGATTATCAAACCAAAGAAGTTGATATTCAATTTCCCGTTATCATTAAAGCATCTAACTCTGTTGAGTATTGGAAATGTTCTTTTCCTGGCAAAATGAAAGTATTCGTTGCTCAAGATAAACCAGAATACGAACGCATATTAAATGCAATTTATGGATCAACCTATAAGGATCATTTGACCATACAAGAGTTTATCCCTGGTGATGACAGCTATATGCGTGTTTTAAACTGTTATGTGGGAACGGATAAAAAAGTAAAGTTAATGGCGTTAGGTCATGCTCTTTTAGAGGAACATACTCCTCAAGGAATTGGTAGTTACGTTGCAATTATCAACACTTATGATGAAGAATTGTTGAATAAATTCAAAGATTTCTTAGAAGATATTGGCTATGCCGGTTTTGCAAACTTCGATATGAAGTATGATATGCGTGATGGCAAATATAAACTGTTTGAGAACAATATCCGTCAAGGCAGATCAAGCTTTTTTGTTACTGCAAGTGGCTATAATTTAGCAAAATGGCTTGTGGATGATGTTGTATATCATAAAGATATGCCGCTAACGATTGCAAAGGACAAGCATTTATGGATTCAAGTTCCAAAAGGAATTGTATATAAATATGTAAAAGATGAAGCTTGTCAAAAAGAAGTAAGAGAGTTAATCAAACAAGGTAAATGTACCAACTCTTTATTTTATAGCAAGGACTTAAATCTAAAACGTTATATTAAGTTGAAAATCAATATGCTGAATCATTTTAGAAAATATAAAAAATACTATGGTAAAAAAGGATTAGCAGAATGA
- a CDS encoding IS1182 family transposase, with amino-acid sequence MLVKAKKDRTQVEFLCLEEFIPAEHLLRKIDSAVDFCHIYDFVEDLYCKDNGRPSIDPVVLIKMVLIQHLYGISSLRKLVEEVQMNCAYRWFLGYLMTEQIPHFTTISYAFKHRFNENTIACIFNWILNEINDMGYLDPEVVFVDGTHIKANANIKKVVKKSIPVAAKHYEKQLMDEINKDREEHKKKPFDDTKPPKIEEKIINESTTDPESGVFHKGEHKKCLAYEAHTACDKKGYIVDVHVTAGNVHDSVAFDDLYDKLKENHPEIQTIVADSAYNTPYIAKRLIDDGKDLLVPYRRPMTKQGFFKKYDFSYDEYFDCVVCPNNKVLHYSTTNREGYKEFKSNPNDCKICGFRYKCTESKEFQKQYTVHVWHEYLEQVSDIRYAIKYKDLYAQRKETIERVFADAKEKYAMRYTPYRGLAQVTNWVRLKFACMNLKKLAIHKLEGELSFLYPFHFFQIFNHIFKSPTLVTPKSGFFFRL; translated from the coding sequence ATGTTAGTTAAAGCTAAAAAAGACCGAACACAAGTAGAGTTTTTGTGCTTAGAAGAATTTATTCCAGCAGAACATTTGCTTAGAAAAATAGATAGTGCAGTGGATTTCTGTCATATATATGATTTCGTAGAGGATTTGTATTGTAAAGATAATGGAAGACCAAGCATAGACCCAGTAGTACTAATCAAAATGGTCTTAATACAACATTTGTATGGAATAAGTTCGTTGCGCAAATTGGTAGAAGAAGTACAAATGAACTGTGCATATCGTTGGTTTTTAGGATATTTAATGACAGAACAAATACCTCACTTTACAACAATAAGTTATGCCTTTAAACATAGATTTAACGAGAATACTATTGCATGCATTTTCAACTGGATATTGAATGAAATCAATGATATGGGATATCTTGACCCAGAGGTGGTATTTGTAGATGGAACCCATATAAAAGCAAATGCAAATATAAAAAAGGTTGTAAAGAAATCAATCCCCGTAGCAGCAAAACATTATGAGAAACAACTAATGGACGAAATCAATAAAGATAGAGAAGAACATAAAAAAAAGCCATTTGACGATACAAAGCCACCTAAAATAGAAGAAAAAATCATCAATGAATCAACCACTGACCCTGAAAGCGGTGTATTTCATAAAGGAGAGCATAAGAAATGCCTTGCTTATGAAGCACATACAGCTTGTGACAAAAAAGGCTACATTGTAGATGTTCATGTAACAGCAGGCAATGTACATGACAGCGTAGCATTCGATGATTTGTATGATAAATTAAAAGAAAACCACCCCGAAATCCAAACAATAGTGGCAGATAGTGCCTACAATACTCCCTATATTGCAAAAAGACTTATAGATGATGGAAAAGATTTATTAGTACCATATCGTAGACCAATGACAAAACAAGGCTTTTTTAAGAAATATGATTTTTCATATGATGAATATTTTGACTGTGTAGTATGTCCAAACAATAAAGTTTTACACTATTCCACCACGAATAGAGAAGGATACAAAGAATTTAAAAGCAATCCAAACGACTGTAAAATCTGTGGGTTTCGTTACAAATGCACTGAAAGTAAAGAATTCCAGAAACAATACACAGTTCATGTTTGGCATGAGTACTTAGAGCAAGTTTCAGATATTCGTTATGCAATAAAATACAAAGATCTTTATGCACAGCGAAAAGAAACGATTGAGCGAGTTTTTGCTGATGCGAAAGAAAAATACGCAATGCGTTATACACCTTATCGAGGTCTTGCCCAAGTAACAAACTGGGTTAGGCTTAAATTTGCGTGCATGAACCTTAAAAAGCTGGCAATACATAAGTTGGAGGGTGAACTCTCCTTTTTGTATCCTTTCCACTTTTTTCAAATTTTCAACCATATATTCAAAAGCCCGACTTTGGTTACGCCAAAATCGGGCTTTTTCTTCAGACTGTAA
- a CDS encoding uroporphyrinogen decarboxylase family protein: MRNFTPDYRNIVLSANNIEAKRLPLYEHLISTQHMETVLNKQFSSLVNGNYEDKKEFFKNYCEFFKVMGYDTVSIEFCSGGAYPGAGALGGHVDPIIKTRDDFEKYPFEEVIHNYYRIYAEQLCALREVMPQGMKAIGGVGNGIFEVVQDLVGYMDLCYLSADDPDLYEDLFAKIGDVNLSIWERFMREFGDIYCVLRFGDDLGYKSSTMLNEEDVKRLIIPQYKRIINVVHSYNKPFLLHSCGNIFNVMDDLINVAGINAKHSNEDQIAPFPIWVEKYGDKIGNFGGIDTDAVCRLDKPTMKDYILEVIHKSKGHGGFAFGSGNSIPDYVPLDNYLYMVEIVRQFRGE; the protein is encoded by the coding sequence ATGAGAAATTTCACACCGGATTACAGAAATATTGTATTAAGTGCAAACAACATTGAAGCAAAACGCTTACCGCTTTATGAGCATTTAATTAGCACTCAACATATGGAAACCGTGTTAAACAAGCAGTTTTCTTCACTTGTAAATGGAAATTACGAGGATAAAAAAGAGTTTTTCAAAAACTATTGTGAGTTTTTTAAAGTAATGGGTTATGATACGGTTTCAATCGAATTCTGTTCCGGTGGAGCTTATCCCGGCGCAGGAGCATTAGGCGGACATGTTGACCCAATTATTAAAACCAGAGATGATTTTGAAAAATATCCTTTTGAAGAAGTAATTCATAACTATTATAGAATCTATGCTGAACAGCTTTGTGCATTACGTGAAGTAATGCCACAGGGTATGAAAGCAATTGGCGGTGTAGGAAACGGTATTTTCGAAGTAGTTCAAGACTTAGTTGGCTATATGGATTTATGTTATTTAAGCGCAGATGATCCTGATTTATACGAAGACCTTTTTGCAAAAATAGGCGATGTTAACCTAAGCATATGGGAGCGTTTCATGCGTGAATTTGGTGATATTTATTGTGTTCTCCGCTTTGGAGATGACCTTGGCTATAAATCCAGTACTATGCTAAACGAAGAAGATGTTAAGCGTTTGATCATTCCGCAATATAAGCGAATTATCAATGTTGTACATTCTTACAATAAACCATTTTTATTACACTCCTGTGGTAATATTTTTAATGTAATGGATGATTTAATTAACGTTGCCGGAATTAACGCAAAACATTCAAACGAAGATCAAATTGCTCCATTCCCTATTTGGGTAGAGAAATATGGCGACAAAATAGGTAACTTTGGCGGAATTGATACCGATGCTGTTTGCAGATTAGATAAACCAACTATGAAGGATTATATTCTCGAAGTTATTCATAAATCAAAAGGTCATGGTGGATTTGCATTTGGTTCTGGAAACTCTATTCCGGATTATGTACCTCTTGATAATTATTTATATATGGTTGAAATTGTTCGACAATTTCGAGGCGAATAA
- a CDS encoding DUF6774 domain-containing protein — translation MICPEELTILISATAASIAQGKSLLELNLLSCFFVQLGDSLATIAVQREVIEECCCPPKDSDSENSSSSNRIII, via the coding sequence ATGATTTGTCCAGAAGAACTCACTATACTTATTTCTGCAACTGCGGCAAGTATTGCACAAGGTAAAAGTTTATTAGAATTAAATTTGTTATCTTGTTTTTTTGTTCAACTAGGTGATTCACTTGCAACGATTGCTGTTCAAAGGGAAGTTATTGAGGAATGTTGTTGTCCACCCAAAGATAGTGATAGCGAAAATTCTTCATCCTCAAATCGTATTATCATATAA